In Hymenobacter sublimis, a single genomic region encodes these proteins:
- a CDS encoding PKD domain-containing protein, with product MNMFTRLAALGLLAAPLLLASCEKDAKDYELEGAVPQSSFTYQVNTTEYPATVTFTSTSQDGFLYQWNFGDNTRASGNTVTHTYTRPGTYQVELITAGRGGTGISATQAVVIPDVCTNSAFSRLVDCAGSGTRVWSFSTDPGAIVRESATGTQLSSSTTLNNCQLDDQFSFSNNYSVNYESAGQTFQNGACGSSLNRGGSFVYRPTTGGLGQIVLKGKGAFIGLPDSVANKTYDILEATDTKLRLRGTNPDGTRTIVTLMPFDATAPIKRLLTGGSSKTWLLDNAADAVITVGTEANPKQYYAGGAPSSLPGCQADDEYTFSMTNTFTYNAFAETFVAGNPGSCSAPRSGTSAFVFGPSAGAGLAQFTLTQTGAFIAATDASPTERVYRIISINNTRMVLRAGSGQSGGTVFDIKMIAK from the coding sequence ATGAATATGTTTACTCGCCTGGCAGCCCTCGGCCTGTTGGCTGCTCCCCTGTTGCTGGCTTCCTGCGAAAAGGACGCCAAAGACTATGAACTGGAGGGCGCCGTGCCTCAGTCCAGCTTTACTTATCAGGTAAACACAACCGAATACCCCGCTACGGTAACCTTCACTAGCACCAGCCAGGATGGGTTTCTCTACCAGTGGAACTTCGGCGACAACACCCGTGCCTCCGGCAATACCGTTACTCATACCTATACCCGACCGGGCACCTACCAAGTAGAACTTATTACGGCAGGGCGCGGTGGAACGGGTATTTCAGCTACGCAGGCCGTAGTTATTCCGGATGTCTGCACAAACTCAGCCTTTAGCCGGCTGGTTGACTGCGCGGGCAGCGGCACGCGGGTATGGTCGTTCTCAACTGACCCCGGCGCCATTGTGCGGGAGTCGGCTACGGGCACCCAGCTTTCAAGCTCAACTACGCTCAACAACTGCCAGCTCGACGATCAGTTCTCGTTTAGCAACAACTACTCCGTTAACTACGAAAGCGCAGGCCAGACTTTCCAGAATGGAGCCTGCGGTAGCTCGCTGAACCGCGGCGGTAGTTTTGTGTATCGTCCGACAACCGGGGGGCTAGGTCAGATTGTGCTAAAAGGCAAAGGCGCCTTTATTGGCTTGCCTGACTCAGTAGCCAATAAAACGTACGACATTCTGGAGGCTACCGATACCAAACTACGCCTGCGGGGCACCAACCCCGATGGTACGCGTACTATTGTAACTCTGATGCCCTTTGATGCTACTGCGCCCATCAAGCGGTTGCTCACGGGAGGCTCGTCGAAGACCTGGCTGCTGGACAATGCGGCCGACGCCGTTATTACCGTGGGCACGGAGGCCAACCCCAAGCAATACTACGCCGGAGGGGCTCCTAGCTCGCTGCCTGGCTGCCAGGCCGACGATGAGTATACCTTCTCGATGACGAACACGTTCACGTACAACGCCTTTGCGGAGACGTTTGTGGCCGGCAACCCAGGTAGCTGCTCGGCTCCTCGTTCAGGTACTTCGGCTTTCGTGTTTGGTCCTTCGGCCGGGGCCGGGCTGGCTCAGTTCACGCTCACGCAGACAGGAGCCTTTATTGCCGCCACCGATGCGTCGCCCACGGAGCGAGTGTACCGTATTATCTCGATTAACAATACACGCATGGTTCTGCGGGCAGGTAGTGGCCAGTCAGGCGGAACGGTATTCGACATTAAGATGATTGCCAAGTAG
- a CDS encoding RagB/SusD family nutrient uptake outer membrane protein, with translation MRPLHTYKVTCGAWLLTLGLLSGCGEKFLEETPTDQVTDANFYRTTTDAIQATNAIYGELITAGQYNAALWGLGDIASDISTTGGGGGGDGIEYQQLDFFNIPSTNLVTNRLWGSCYVGIGRANIVLQKVPTMSIDPAIQKRSIGEAQFLRAKYYFDLVRAYGDVPLLTTPPATLADVNIPRTPAAQVYAQIEKDLTDAIGNLPPSYSGDDLGRATKWAAAGLLAKVQLTLNKLPEAATRAREVINGSGKTMWDNYADNFKVANENGKESLFEAQFLSGRNTWDQNGPGFSGNEFFGPRGQGAVPQGGYGFNIPEADFVAGYEAGDLRRDATIWMPGDTYPDGRKQPASLPGSPNGYGCKKWFVGKVNTNIWDSELNIPVMRLAEVYLILAEAVGPTPEGYEAINKVRRRAFGLPIATASAKDLTPGLSADAFKRAVWRERKYELAFEMDRWFDMKRTGELLTSPQLLAKGVKPFNVVLPIPQSELDVNPGLRQNPGY, from the coding sequence ATGCGACCCCTACATACATATAAAGTCACTTGCGGCGCTTGGCTCCTAACGCTGGGCCTACTTAGCGGGTGCGGCGAGAAGTTCCTGGAAGAAACCCCAACTGACCAGGTAACCGACGCCAACTTTTACCGGACCACCACCGACGCCATTCAGGCCACCAACGCCATCTATGGCGAGTTGATTACGGCTGGCCAGTACAACGCCGCCCTCTGGGGCCTCGGCGACATTGCTTCCGATATTTCTACCACCGGCGGCGGTGGCGGTGGCGACGGAATTGAGTACCAGCAGCTCGACTTCTTCAACATTCCGAGCACGAACCTGGTCACGAACCGCCTGTGGGGCAGCTGCTACGTAGGTATTGGGCGCGCCAACATTGTGTTGCAGAAGGTGCCCACCATGAGCATCGACCCGGCTATTCAGAAGCGCAGCATTGGGGAAGCCCAGTTTCTGCGGGCCAAGTACTACTTCGACTTGGTGCGGGCCTATGGTGACGTGCCCCTGCTGACGACCCCGCCCGCCACGCTAGCCGACGTGAACATCCCGCGCACCCCGGCCGCGCAGGTGTACGCCCAGATTGAAAAAGACCTGACCGACGCTATCGGCAACCTGCCGCCCTCCTACAGCGGCGACGACCTGGGGCGGGCCACCAAGTGGGCCGCTGCCGGTCTGCTGGCCAAAGTACAGCTCACCCTGAACAAGCTGCCCGAGGCAGCCACCCGCGCCCGCGAGGTTATCAATGGCAGTGGCAAGACCATGTGGGACAACTACGCCGATAACTTTAAGGTAGCCAACGAGAACGGCAAGGAGTCGTTGTTTGAGGCCCAGTTCCTATCGGGCCGCAACACCTGGGACCAGAACGGTCCCGGTTTCAGCGGCAACGAGTTCTTCGGACCCCGCGGCCAGGGTGCCGTGCCCCAGGGCGGTTACGGCTTCAATATTCCCGAGGCTGATTTTGTGGCGGGTTACGAAGCCGGCGACCTGCGCCGCGACGCTACCATCTGGATGCCCGGCGATACGTATCCCGACGGCCGCAAGCAACCGGCTTCGCTGCCCGGCTCGCCCAATGGCTACGGCTGCAAGAAGTGGTTTGTGGGTAAGGTAAATACCAACATCTGGGACTCGGAGCTGAACATTCCGGTGATGCGCCTGGCGGAGGTGTACCTGATTCTGGCCGAGGCCGTGGGCCCTACCCCCGAAGGCTACGAGGCCATTAATAAAGTACGGCGCCGCGCCTTTGGCCTGCCCATTGCCACGGCCAGTGCCAAAGACCTGACCCCCGGCCTGAGCGCCGACGCCTTCAAGCGGGCCGTGTGGCGGGAGCGGAAGTACGAGCTGGCCTTTGAAATGGACCGGTGGTTCGACATGAAACGCACGGGTGAGTTACTTACTTCGCCCCAGTTGCTGGCCAAAGGCGTCAAACCCTTTAATGTAGTATTGCCCATTCCGCAGTCTGAACTGGACGTTAACCCCGGCCTGCGCCAAAACCCCGGTTACTAA